A stretch of Labilibaculum sp. DW002 DNA encodes these proteins:
- a CDS encoding glycosyltransferase family 4 protein, whose protein sequence is MKIGIEGQRLYRKKKHGMDMVALELIKNLQVIDKENEYVIFVKPDEDNTCIPKADNFKVIELGGGPYPTWEQFALPKAAAAEGCDILHCTSNTGPIKSKVPLVTILHDIIYLESVSIFKKGGTWYQKLGNMYRRWVVPPVARKSKRVSTVSNFEKDRIKNFMGLGDNLVAIHNGVGEHFQPVTDQETLSKAKEQYALPDNFMFFLGNTDPKKNTPNTLKAFADFNKKSEIKYKLVMLDYEENALRKILSDIGCPEIREDIHLTGYVVNTDLPAIISQCKVFLYPSLRESFGIPILEGMACGVPVITSNTSSMPEIAGDAALIVDPHKSEEITSAIQKIVDNEEYREELCKKGVERAKIFSWKNMAKEYLKLYEEVYSEIN, encoded by the coding sequence ATGAAAATAGGAATTGAAGGTCAGAGACTTTACAGAAAGAAAAAGCACGGTATGGATATGGTTGCTTTGGAGTTGATCAAGAATCTTCAGGTAATCGATAAAGAAAATGAATACGTAATTTTCGTAAAGCCAGATGAGGATAATACTTGCATACCTAAAGCCGATAATTTTAAGGTGATTGAGTTGGGTGGAGGTCCTTATCCTACATGGGAACAGTTTGCCCTTCCTAAAGCAGCAGCAGCCGAAGGTTGTGATATATTGCATTGCACGAGTAACACAGGGCCAATAAAATCGAAAGTGCCTTTGGTTACCATTCTACATGATATTATCTATTTGGAAAGTGTAAGTATTTTTAAAAAAGGAGGAACTTGGTATCAGAAGTTAGGAAATATGTACCGAAGATGGGTTGTACCTCCAGTTGCAAGAAAAAGCAAGCGTGTTTCAACGGTTTCTAACTTTGAGAAAGACAGAATTAAAAACTTTATGGGATTAGGGGACAATTTGGTCGCTATTCATAATGGAGTAGGAGAGCATTTTCAGCCAGTAACTGATCAGGAAACGCTAAGTAAAGCAAAGGAGCAATATGCTTTGCCTGATAATTTTATGTTTTTTCTTGGTAATACCGACCCGAAAAAAAATACACCAAACACTTTAAAAGCTTTCGCTGATTTTAATAAAAAAAGTGAGATCAAATATAAATTAGTGATGTTGGATTATGAAGAGAATGCTCTTCGTAAGATTCTATCTGATATTGGTTGTCCTGAAATTCGAGAAGATATTCACCTTACTGGTTATGTAGTGAATACCGACCTACCAGCTATTATTAGTCAATGTAAGGTTTTCTTGTACCCATCTCTTCGTGAGAGTTTTGGAATACCTATTCTTGAAGGAATGGCGTGTGGAGTACCGGTAATTACTTCAAATACATCATCAATGCCAGAAATTGCAGGAGATGCAGCCTTAATTGTTGATCCTCATAAAAGCGAGGAAATTACTTCTGCAATACAAAAGATTGTAGATAACGAAGAATACAGAGAGGAACTTTGCAAAAAGGGCGTGGAACGAGCAAAAATATTTTCATGGAAAAATATGGCTAAAGAATATTTAAAACTCTATGAGGAAGTTTATTCCGAAATAAATTAA
- a CDS encoding glycosyltransferase family 2 protein, translating into MKYIEIIFWVALFIIFYSYLGYGILLYLIIKLRRLFGLSKKFTGNQDYEPEVTLFVAAYNEKDYVDEKVKNSKSLNYPQDKVKQVWLTDGSDDGTPDILRKYDGVEVYHEDARGGKIGAMNRGMKFVKTPIVIFSDGNTTLGEDSIQEIVNLFKDPKVGCVSGEKRIYQKDADAAAGAGEGLYWKYESTLKKWDAEWYSVVGAAGELFAIRTELWQEVEKDTLLDDFIISLRVAMSGYTIQYNPNAYAIETASANVKEELKRKVRISAGGIQSVVRLSPLLNLFKYGRLSFQYISHRVLRWTLTPLLLLLLIPLNFVLAYNSGMNPSNIYTILFYAQIAFYAAALLGWFLENRQIKIKVLFVPYYFFIMNLSVYLGFRRYIKGNQSVKWERAKRG; encoded by the coding sequence ATGAAATACATAGAAATTATATTTTGGGTAGCATTGTTCATTATTTTTTATTCTTACTTAGGTTATGGTATACTCCTTTACCTAATTATTAAACTAAGACGATTATTTGGCTTGTCAAAAAAGTTTACTGGAAATCAGGATTATGAACCTGAAGTAACCTTGTTTGTTGCAGCTTATAACGAGAAAGATTACGTAGACGAAAAGGTGAAGAATTCAAAGAGTTTGAACTATCCTCAAGATAAGGTAAAACAAGTTTGGCTAACAGATGGTTCCGACGATGGAACTCCAGATATATTGAGAAAATATGATGGTGTAGAAGTTTATCATGAAGATGCTCGAGGAGGCAAAATTGGAGCAATGAATCGAGGAATGAAGTTTGTAAAAACACCTATTGTTATTTTTTCGGATGGAAATACTACACTTGGTGAAGATTCGATTCAGGAAATTGTCAATTTATTTAAAGACCCTAAGGTTGGTTGTGTTTCTGGTGAAAAGAGAATTTATCAAAAGGATGCGGATGCTGCGGCTGGTGCTGGAGAAGGTTTGTACTGGAAGTATGAGTCTACATTAAAAAAGTGGGATGCAGAATGGTACTCTGTTGTTGGTGCAGCAGGGGAATTGTTTGCAATTAGAACAGAATTATGGCAAGAGGTCGAAAAAGATACCTTACTCGATGATTTTATTATTTCTCTGCGAGTGGCCATGTCTGGATATACAATTCAATACAATCCGAATGCATATGCAATTGAAACAGCCTCTGCTAATGTAAAAGAAGAGTTGAAGCGTAAGGTTCGTATTTCAGCTGGAGGAATTCAGTCCGTAGTTAGACTAAGTCCACTATTGAATTTGTTTAAGTATGGAAGATTATCATTCCAATACATTTCTCACAGAGTACTGCGTTGGACTTTAACGCCTTTGTTATTGTTATTACTTATTCCGCTAAATTTTGTTTTGGCGTATAATTCTGGAATGAACCCAAGTAATATTTATACAATTTTGTTTTATGCACAAATTGCATTTTATGCAGCTGCATTATTAGGATGGTTTCTTGAGAATAGACAAATTAAAATCAAGGTATTGTTTGTGCCTTACTACTTTTTCATAATGAACCTTTCGGTATATTTAGGCTTTCGCCGATATATAAAAGGAAATCAATCAGTGAAATGGGAAAGAGCCAAGCGTGGTTAA
- a CDS encoding heme NO-binding domain-containing protein — MKGLIFCEFLEMVEEKFGYETVDEIIEKSNLPSKGIYTSVGTYSHEEMFSLVGQLSVNLKVPVSKLFYTYGVYVFGVFGKAYKDLIIEHSDAFQFLSRVEDTIHVQVLKLYPEAELPTIEIKSQGPHKLELIYTSQRKMADFAEGLIQGCLNYFNEDASINKVGLTEDQTQVLFTIQKNV, encoded by the coding sequence ATGAAAGGATTGATTTTTTGTGAGTTTCTCGAGATGGTAGAAGAGAAATTTGGATATGAAACTGTTGATGAAATTATTGAAAAATCAAACTTACCTAGTAAAGGGATCTATACTTCAGTAGGAACCTATTCACATGAAGAAATGTTCTCTCTTGTAGGACAGTTGAGCGTGAATCTAAAGGTGCCTGTTTCTAAATTGTTTTATACTTATGGTGTATATGTATTTGGGGTTTTTGGGAAAGCGTATAAGGATCTAATCATAGAACATTCAGATGCATTTCAATTTTTAAGCAGAGTAGAAGATACCATTCATGTTCAAGTTTTAAAATTATATCCTGAGGCAGAATTACCAACTATTGAGATAAAAAGTCAGGGACCTCACAAGCTAGAGTTGATTTATACTTCTCAGAGAAAGATGGCTGACTTTGCTGAGGGATTAATTCAAGGTTGTTTGAATTATTTTAATGAAGATGCTAGTATAAACAAAGTAGGTTTAACTGAAGATCAAACTCAAGTTTTATTTACGATCCAGAAAAATGTATGA
- a CDS encoding hybrid sensor histidine kinase/response regulator gives MNTNMKIDMKGHTPTVLVVDDNPNNLKIVALTLRELNFKIVIATNGKSAIDLVERTKPDLVLLDIMMPEMDGFQVCEIIKSKEKHKNLPIIFLTAVGEKSKIVKGFELGGVDYITKPFNKEELIIRIKTHLELKFTRDELQETSDHLADLNSLKDKMFSVIGHDLRSPLGNIQMTLDLLSKGIFEHDSDDYKETMQTLVECSDEVSNLLENLLGWAKSQSGNLKMQPEQINVANLVESSFYLFKRNLSLKNISFESQVSDSIEISADMYLTKTILRNLISNALKFTAEGGKIIVQCELNEEHIHLSVVDTGIGITEEDQTKLFDAKEHISNYGTNGETGRGIGLKVAGSFAEKMEGKITVESQIDNGSTFTLDLPITKN, from the coding sequence GTGAATACGAATATGAAAATTGACATGAAAGGGCATACTCCAACTGTTTTAGTTGTTGATGACAATCCCAATAATTTAAAAATTGTTGCTCTTACTTTACGAGAGCTTAATTTCAAAATTGTAATTGCAACCAATGGTAAGTCGGCTATTGATTTGGTAGAAAGAACTAAACCAGACCTTGTATTACTTGACATTATGATGCCAGAAATGGATGGTTTTCAGGTTTGTGAGATCATTAAATCAAAAGAAAAACACAAAAATCTCCCAATTATATTCTTAACCGCCGTTGGCGAAAAATCAAAAATTGTAAAAGGATTTGAATTAGGTGGTGTTGATTACATCACTAAGCCATTTAATAAGGAAGAGCTGATTATTAGAATTAAAACCCATCTCGAGCTTAAATTTACTCGAGACGAACTTCAAGAAACTTCTGATCATCTTGCCGATTTAAATAGCCTTAAAGACAAAATGTTCTCTGTAATTGGCCACGATCTGCGATCACCACTCGGTAACATTCAAATGACTCTTGATTTATTATCAAAAGGGATATTTGAACATGATAGTGATGATTACAAAGAAACAATGCAAACTCTTGTTGAATGTAGTGACGAAGTATCAAACCTACTTGAAAATCTTCTTGGTTGGGCTAAATCACAAAGTGGAAATCTGAAGATGCAGCCCGAACAAATAAATGTTGCGAACTTAGTTGAAAGTTCATTCTATCTTTTCAAACGAAACCTAAGCCTCAAGAACATTAGCTTTGAATCTCAAGTTTCAGATAGCATTGAGATTTCAGCAGACATGTACCTCACAAAAACAATTCTTAGAAACCTAATATCCAACGCTTTAAAATTCACAGCAGAAGGAGGAAAGATAATTGTTCAATGTGAATTAAACGAAGAACATATACACCTTTCGGTTGTGGATACTGGAATAGGAATCACCGAAGAAGATCAAACTAAACTATTTGATGCAAAAGAACACATATCAAATTATGGTACCAACGGGGAAACGGGAAGAGGAATTGGACTTAAGGTTGCAGGTAGTTTTGCAGAAAAAATGGAAGGTAAAATAACCGTTGAAAGTCAAATTGATAATGGAAGTACATTCACTTTAGATTTACCAATCACAAAAAATTAA